The following are from one region of the Silene latifolia isolate original U9 population chromosome 9, ASM4854445v1, whole genome shotgun sequence genome:
- the LOC141599696 gene encoding 3-isopropylmalate dehydrogenase, chloroplastic-like isoform X1 has product MAFTLNLLTPLRQSQIHLPYTKFSSTSNKIIANRSKCSSVRCSAAATPTKRSYNITLLPGDGIGPEIISIAKDVLKLAASFQGIEVQYEEMPVGGSAIDLTGVPLPEETLSAAKKSDAILLGAIGGYKWDKLEKKLKPETGLLQLRSGLDVFANLRPATVLPQLIDCTTLKREVAEGVDLMVVRELTSGIYFGEPRGFSVNEKGEEIGFNTEVYSVPQIDRIARVAFETARKRRGKLCSVDKANVLEASMLWRKRVTELAADYPDVELSHMYIDNAAMQLVRDPKQFDTILTNNIFGDILSDEASMISGSIGMLPSASIGQSGPGLFEPIHGSAPDIAGQDKANPLATILSAAMLLRYGLGENKAADIIEAAVMETLNKGFRTGDIFSSGNKLVGCKEMGEQVLKAVDSQVSAAV; this is encoded by the exons ATGGCGTTCACGCTCAATTTGTTGACCCC ATTGAGACAGTCTCAAATTCATCTTCCATACACCAAATTTTCATCAACTTCAAATAAAATCATTGCTAACAGATCAAAGTGTAGTTCAGTAAGATGTTCAGCTGCGGCAACGCCTACCAAAAGAAGCTACAACATTACCCTTCTTCCTGGAGATGGCATTGGCCCTGAAATTATCTCCATTGCTAAAGATGTCCTCAAACTTGCTGCTTCTTTTCAAG GAATTGAGGTTCAGTATGAGGAGATGCCTGTTGGTGGTTCTGCTATTGATCTCACGGGAGTGCCTTTGCCGGAAGAGACCCTCTCTGCAGCAAAGAAATCAGATGCCATTCTTTTAGGGGCTATTGGAGG GTATAAATGGGATAAACTTGAAAAGAAGCTAAAGCCGGAGACTGGCTTGCTTCAGCTTCGATCAGGTCTTGATGTGTTTGCTAATTTAAGGCCAGCAACTGTTCTACCACAG TTGATAGATTGTACAACATTGAAAAGAGAGGTAGCCGAAGGTGTTGACCTAATGGTAGTTAGAGAGCTCACATCAG GTATCTATTTTGGAGAGCCCCGGGGGTTTTCTGTAAACGAAAAGGGAGAGGAGATTGGGTTCAACACTGAGGTGTACTCTGTTCCACAG ATTGATCGTATCGCTCGTGTTGCTTTTGAGACTGCTCGGAAGAGGCGTGGAAAGCTTTGTTCTGTTGATAAGGCCAATGTTCTTGAG GCATCTATGCTTTGGAGGAAAAGAGTAACTGAATTGGCAGCAGACTATCCTGATGTTGAACTCTCACATATGTATATTGATAATGCTGCAATGCAACTTGTTCGTGATCCAAAGCAG TTTGATACTATATTAACCAACAATATATTCGGAGATATATTATCTGATGAGGCATCAATGATCAGCGGAAGCATTGGAATGCTTCCCTCTGCAAGCATTGGGCAATCG GGTCCTGGGCTATTTGAACCTATACATGGATCAGCTCCTGATATTGCCGGACAG GACAAGGCAAATCCTTTAGCAACAATCTTAAGTGCTGCAATGCTTCTACGATATGGTCTCGGGGAAAACAAAGCTGCAGATATAATTGAGGCTGCTGTAATGGAGACCCTCAACAAGGGATTTCGAACTGGCGACATTTTTTCATCTGGAAAT AAGTTAGTTGGGTGCAAGGAGATGGGCGAACAAGTGCTGAAAGCAGTGGACTCTCAGGTTTCAGCTGCCGTTTGA
- the LOC141599696 gene encoding 3-isopropylmalate dehydrogenase, chloroplastic-like isoform X2 translates to MPVGGSAIDLTGVPLPEETLSAAKKSDAILLGAIGGYKWDKLEKKLKPETGLLQLRSGLDVFANLRPATVLPQLIDCTTLKREVAEGVDLMVVRELTSGIYFGEPRGFSVNEKGEEIGFNTEVYSVPQIDRIARVAFETARKRRGKLCSVDKANVLEASMLWRKRVTELAADYPDVELSHMYIDNAAMQLVRDPKQFDTILTNNIFGDILSDEASMISGSIGMLPSASIGQSGPGLFEPIHGSAPDIAGQDKANPLATILSAAMLLRYGLGENKAADIIEAAVMETLNKGFRTGDIFSSGNKLVGCKEMGEQVLKAVDSQVSAAV, encoded by the exons ATGCCTGTTGGTGGTTCTGCTATTGATCTCACGGGAGTGCCTTTGCCGGAAGAGACCCTCTCTGCAGCAAAGAAATCAGATGCCATTCTTTTAGGGGCTATTGGAGG GTATAAATGGGATAAACTTGAAAAGAAGCTAAAGCCGGAGACTGGCTTGCTTCAGCTTCGATCAGGTCTTGATGTGTTTGCTAATTTAAGGCCAGCAACTGTTCTACCACAG TTGATAGATTGTACAACATTGAAAAGAGAGGTAGCCGAAGGTGTTGACCTAATGGTAGTTAGAGAGCTCACATCAG GTATCTATTTTGGAGAGCCCCGGGGGTTTTCTGTAAACGAAAAGGGAGAGGAGATTGGGTTCAACACTGAGGTGTACTCTGTTCCACAG ATTGATCGTATCGCTCGTGTTGCTTTTGAGACTGCTCGGAAGAGGCGTGGAAAGCTTTGTTCTGTTGATAAGGCCAATGTTCTTGAG GCATCTATGCTTTGGAGGAAAAGAGTAACTGAATTGGCAGCAGACTATCCTGATGTTGAACTCTCACATATGTATATTGATAATGCTGCAATGCAACTTGTTCGTGATCCAAAGCAG TTTGATACTATATTAACCAACAATATATTCGGAGATATATTATCTGATGAGGCATCAATGATCAGCGGAAGCATTGGAATGCTTCCCTCTGCAAGCATTGGGCAATCG GGTCCTGGGCTATTTGAACCTATACATGGATCAGCTCCTGATATTGCCGGACAG GACAAGGCAAATCCTTTAGCAACAATCTTAAGTGCTGCAATGCTTCTACGATATGGTCTCGGGGAAAACAAAGCTGCAGATATAATTGAGGCTGCTGTAATGGAGACCCTCAACAAGGGATTTCGAACTGGCGACATTTTTTCATCTGGAAAT AAGTTAGTTGGGTGCAAGGAGATGGGCGAACAAGTGCTGAAAGCAGTGGACTCTCAGGTTTCAGCTGCCGTTTGA